Proteins from a genomic interval of Nocardia sp. BMG51109:
- a CDS encoding SDR family NAD(P)-dependent oxidoreductase gives MEENEKLLAYLKRVLGDLRETRQRLQEAEAANDEPIAVIGMACRYPGGVGSADELWTLVAEGRDAITEFPADRGWDLDNLYDPQAARPGTHYVRGGGFLHDATEFDAEFFGISPREALAMDPQQRLLLEISWELFEQAGIDPKSLRGTATGTFVGLSMADYSWGHRPVPEIVDGYLATGNFTSVASGRIAYELGLTGPAVTLDTACSSSLVALHLAGQALRSGDCSLAVAGGATVMSSPMGFVEFSRQGALSPDGRCRAFAASADGFGPAEGAGVLLLERLSDAERNGHRVLAVIRGSAVNQDGASNGLTAPNGPAQERVIRAALANARLGPADIDAVEAHGTGTSLGDPIEAAALLATYGRDRAADRPLWLGSIKSNIGHTSAAAGVAGVIKMIMAMRHDTLPRTLHADTPTPHVDWASGALELLTRATAWPHLDRPRRAAVSAFGVSGTNAHVILEDAPGRAEHGDDSARTTVSAGRTDGEPEQTVPLLISARTARALRDQAGRLLPHIDTGRLADVAYALTRRTAFEHRAVILADGPRQARDGLDALRSETAAPQVIQGVATVDDELPDTVVFVFPGQGSQWRGMGADLLDSSPVFAARFAECEAALRNFADFSVTEVVRDGAALDRVEVAQAALWAVMVSLAAVWRSHGVEPAAVVGHSQGEIAAACVAGGLSLADGARIVVTRARAVARELSGRGGMVSVAAAAGRAAELVRPWGEALAVASVNGPASVVVAGENGALDEFVAACEADGVRVRRVEVDYASHSPQVDAVTAEITEALAGLAPARGEIPFFSTVRGELVDTGSLTAEYWAANLRRQAGFDPAVRALVAAGHRFFVEVSPHPVLVPALHDIFDDAGADGVAVGTLRRGEPGERQLSASMAEGYVRGLPVDWQRMFDPTEHRAVGLPTYPFQRRRYWLDAPEARPAAVHHVGTTERDEPDFRRRLAETPGTGRYRLVLEVIRGQVAAVLRHATADEVSADRSFKELGFDSVTAVELRNRLGAATGLALPAALVFSYPTPTALARHILDALELESPGDAAEPSLPRHSDPHEPIAIVGMACRYPGGVESPEQLWELVHSGRDALSPFPSDRGWDLGDGDYAHRGGFLTDATAFDPEFFDIAPREALAMDPQQRILLEVSWEALEHAGIDPRSLRGSPTGVFAGIVAQDYVSRLGATPESVEGHAVTGNMASVASGRVAYTLGLEGPAISVETACSSSLVALHLAGQALRSGDCSLALASGVAVMSTPASFADFARQGALSPDGRVKAFSAAADGTTWAEGAGVVVLERLSDARRNGHPVLAVIRGSAVNQDGASNGLTAPNGRAQERVIRAALANARLSAADIDAVEAHGTGTTLGDPIEAEALLATYGRDRSPEHPVWLGAIKSNIGHSGPAAGVAGVIKMVMALRHGILPPTLHADTPTPHVDWAVGTLRLLAESTPWPPDERPRRAGVSAFGVSGTNAHVILEDVPAPPAAESGPPENPVPLTVSARSPKALRAQADRLLPAVDAHHLADIAHALAARTAFEHRAVVLASDARQARLGLAALAADEPAPNLVQGRASRGDDGVVFVFPGQGSQWAGMAADLLDSHPVFAARLAECDAALGAFADFSVADLLRRGDSLERVDVVQAALWAVMVALAAVWESHGVRPGAVVGHSQGEIAAACVAGGLSLDDGARIVVTRARAIADKLSGRGGMASVALSPDDAAARLVPGLSVAAVNGPADTIVAGDIPALEKFLADCEAADVRARRIPVDYASHSPHVDAVTGRLVADLAGIAARAGRIPLYSTVTAQAVDTAALTPDYWATNLRQTVRFGAAVTELLEDGFRHFVEISPHPVLTPALHGGVGHRHDVAVLSTLQRDRGGRQQLLTSLAHAHAQGLPVAWGPFVPGGRHIDLPTYAFQRRRFWLDGPAPHRSSIDDWRYRVEWQPITVPEPAGVHGTWLVVAEDRALAQSWTSALAGQGVRAEPVSPADVPEAVRGSDIAGVLSLLALDETPLPGHPALPAGLASTVALIQDLIRVREQHGVEAPLWCATRAAMSVRPADSPSSPVQAQVWGLGQVVALEHPRLWGGLIDLPDEPEEAVAPLVSVLAGAGIEDRLAIRSGTVHAQRFVRAPATPPSRAWKPHGSTVITGGTGGVGAHIARWLARAGAEHLVLLGRRGGEAPGAAELAAELTELGAAVTIEACDVADRDALARVLARIPEEHPLDAVFHAAAALDDCVVEALTPERMDRVLRVKALGARHLHDLTLDAPLSAFVLFSSFSATFGLPGLGNYAPGNAYLQSLAEVRRGQGLPATAVAWGTWRATGMAADGLGARGRLEGIHELAPEPATAALHQALDREDCVPILADLRWDRFARTFRAKRPTALFAELPDVEAETTGDEPELPARLAGLPAPEQDRILHDVVRAHAGAVLGHLTLDEDARDAIEPSRPFRSLGFDSLMAVELRNRLSSATGAGLPSTLVFDFPTPDAVVAHLRRELGLDNGAAAPGLAELDRLEALFTGERPADELAVLAKRLDTMLWTWRENSAGQLDHAEFTTATNDELFDLIDRKLGGFDDAER, from the coding sequence GTGGAAGAGAACGAAAAACTGCTCGCCTACCTCAAACGGGTGCTGGGCGATCTGCGCGAGACCCGGCAGCGGTTGCAGGAGGCCGAGGCGGCGAACGACGAACCGATCGCCGTCATCGGCATGGCCTGCCGGTATCCGGGCGGGGTCGGCTCGGCGGACGAGCTGTGGACCCTGGTGGCCGAGGGGCGCGACGCGATCACCGAATTCCCCGCCGACCGCGGCTGGGACCTGGACAACCTCTACGATCCGCAGGCCGCCCGCCCCGGCACGCACTACGTCCGCGGCGGCGGATTCCTGCACGACGCCACGGAATTCGACGCGGAGTTCTTCGGGATCTCGCCGCGCGAGGCGCTCGCCATGGATCCACAGCAGCGGCTGCTGCTGGAGATCTCCTGGGAGCTGTTCGAACAGGCGGGTATCGATCCGAAGTCGTTGCGGGGCACCGCCACCGGCACCTTCGTCGGGTTGAGCATGGCCGACTACTCGTGGGGGCACCGGCCGGTGCCCGAGATCGTCGACGGCTACCTGGCGACCGGCAACTTCACCAGCGTGGCATCCGGGCGGATCGCCTACGAACTGGGCCTGACCGGGCCGGCGGTAACGCTGGACACGGCGTGCTCGTCCTCGCTGGTGGCCCTGCATCTGGCCGGACAGGCACTGCGTTCGGGTGACTGCTCGCTGGCCGTGGCGGGTGGTGCGACGGTGATGTCCAGCCCGATGGGGTTCGTGGAGTTCTCCCGGCAGGGGGCGCTGTCGCCGGACGGCCGGTGCCGGGCATTCGCCGCGTCCGCGGACGGGTTCGGCCCGGCCGAGGGCGCGGGAGTTCTTCTGCTGGAACGGCTTTCGGATGCCGAACGGAACGGGCATCGCGTGCTGGCGGTGATTCGCGGCTCGGCGGTCAACCAGGACGGCGCCAGCAACGGGCTCACCGCGCCGAACGGCCCGGCGCAGGAACGGGTCATCCGCGCGGCACTCGCCAACGCCCGTCTCGGCCCCGCCGATATCGACGCCGTGGAGGCTCACGGGACCGGCACCAGCCTCGGCGATCCCATCGAGGCCGCCGCACTGCTCGCCACCTACGGGCGGGACCGGGCGGCCGATCGGCCGTTGTGGCTCGGGTCGATCAAATCGAATATCGGGCACACCTCCGCGGCCGCCGGAGTGGCCGGGGTGATCAAGATGATCATGGCCATGCGGCACGACACCCTGCCGCGGACGCTGCACGCCGACACGCCCACGCCCCATGTGGATTGGGCCTCGGGTGCCCTGGAACTCCTCACCCGTGCCACTGCCTGGCCGCACCTCGATCGCCCGCGGCGCGCGGCCGTTTCGGCCTTCGGCGTCAGCGGCACCAATGCTCATGTCATCCTCGAGGACGCGCCCGGGCGAGCCGAGCACGGCGACGACTCGGCGAGGACGACGGTATCGGCCGGGCGCACAGACGGCGAGCCGGAGCAGACGGTGCCGCTCCTGATCTCGGCCCGCACCGCCCGAGCGCTCCGAGACCAGGCCGGCCGTCTCCTCCCCCACATCGATACCGGACGCCTGGCGGATGTCGCCTACGCCCTGACCCGGCGCACGGCATTCGAACACCGGGCCGTGATCCTGGCCGACGGCCCCCGGCAGGCACGCGACGGCCTCGACGCGCTCCGCTCGGAAACCGCGGCGCCGCAGGTGATTCAGGGCGTGGCCACGGTGGACGACGAGCTTCCCGACACGGTTGTCTTCGTGTTCCCCGGCCAGGGGTCGCAATGGCGCGGCATGGGGGCCGACCTGCTCGATTCCAGTCCCGTCTTCGCGGCCCGATTCGCCGAATGCGAGGCCGCGCTGCGGAATTTCGCCGACTTCTCGGTCACGGAGGTGGTGCGCGACGGTGCCGCGCTGGACCGGGTGGAGGTGGCGCAGGCCGCGCTGTGGGCGGTGATGGTGTCGCTCGCCGCGGTCTGGCGGTCGCACGGGGTGGAACCCGCGGCGGTCGTGGGACATTCGCAGGGCGAGATCGCCGCCGCCTGTGTCGCGGGCGGATTGTCCCTGGCCGACGGTGCGCGCATCGTCGTCACCCGGGCTCGGGCCGTGGCGCGGGAGCTGTCCGGGCGCGGCGGCATGGTGTCGGTGGCGGCGGCCGCCGGCCGGGCCGCGGAACTGGTGCGGCCGTGGGGCGAGGCGCTCGCGGTCGCCTCGGTGAACGGGCCGGCCAGTGTGGTCGTGGCCGGCGAGAACGGGGCGCTGGACGAGTTCGTCGCCGCGTGCGAGGCCGACGGCGTTCGGGTGCGGCGCGTCGAGGTGGACTACGCGTCGCATTCGCCGCAGGTCGACGCCGTCACCGCGGAGATCACCGAGGCGCTGGCCGGGCTCGCGCCGGCCCGGGGCGAGATTCCGTTCTTCTCCACGGTGCGTGGGGAATTGGTCGACACCGGGTCGCTGACCGCGGAGTACTGGGCGGCGAACCTGCGCCGGCAGGCGGGTTTCGATCCCGCCGTGCGCGCGCTGGTGGCGGCCGGACACCGGTTCTTCGTCGAGGTCAGCCCGCATCCGGTGCTCGTGCCCGCACTGCACGACATCTTCGACGACGCCGGTGCCGACGGTGTCGCCGTCGGCACGCTGCGGCGCGGTGAGCCGGGCGAGCGGCAGCTGTCGGCCTCGATGGCCGAGGGCTATGTGCGCGGCCTGCCGGTGGATTGGCAACGGATGTTCGACCCCACCGAGCATCGCGCGGTCGGCCTGCCGACGTATCCGTTCCAGCGCCGCCGCTATTGGCTCGACGCGCCCGAAGCCCGTCCCGCCGCCGTCCACCACGTCGGCACCACCGAGCGGGACGAACCGGATTTCCGCCGGCGGCTGGCCGAGACGCCCGGAACCGGTCGGTACCGCCTCGTCCTCGAGGTGATCCGCGGGCAGGTGGCCGCCGTGCTGCGGCACGCCACGGCCGACGAGGTGAGCGCCGACCGCAGCTTCAAGGAACTCGGCTTCGACTCGGTCACCGCGGTCGAACTGCGCAACCGGCTCGGTGCCGCAACGGGTTTGGCCCTGCCCGCCGCGCTGGTCTTCAGCTATCCGACGCCGACGGCGCTCGCCCGGCACATCCTGGACGCGCTGGAACTCGAGTCGCCCGGTGACGCCGCCGAACCGAGCCTGCCCCGGCACTCGGACCCGCACGAGCCGATCGCGATCGTCGGGATGGCATGCCGGTATCCGGGCGGCGTCGAATCTCCGGAGCAGCTCTGGGAACTCGTCCACTCCGGCCGGGACGCCCTGTCACCGTTCCCGTCCGACCGCGGCTGGGACCTCGGCGACGGCGACTATGCCCATCGGGGCGGATTCCTCACCGACGCCACCGCATTCGATCCCGAGTTCTTCGACATCGCGCCGCGCGAGGCGCTGGCCATGGATCCGCAGCAGCGGATCCTGCTGGAAGTGTCGTGGGAGGCACTGGAACACGCCGGCATCGACCCGCGATCGCTGCGGGGCAGCCCGACCGGCGTATTCGCCGGGATCGTCGCCCAGGACTACGTGTCGCGGCTCGGTGCCACGCCGGAGTCCGTCGAAGGGCATGCGGTGACCGGCAATATGGCCAGCGTCGCCTCGGGCCGGGTGGCCTACACGCTCGGGCTGGAAGGCCCGGCCATCAGCGTGGAGACGGCATGCTCGTCGTCGCTGGTGGCGCTGCACCTGGCCGGCCAGGCCCTGCGCTCCGGCGACTGCTCGCTGGCGCTGGCGTCCGGTGTCGCGGTCATGTCGACTCCGGCGTCGTTCGCGGACTTCGCGCGGCAGGGGGCGCTGTCCCCCGACGGCCGGGTGAAGGCGTTCTCGGCGGCCGCCGACGGGACGACCTGGGCCGAGGGCGCCGGAGTGGTTGTCCTGGAACGGCTTTCGGACGCACGCCGGAACGGTCATCCCGTGCTGGCGGTCATCCGCGGTTCGGCCGTGAATCAGGACGGTGCGAGCAACGGGCTCACCGCGCCGAACGGGCGGGCGCAGGAGCGCGTCATTCGCGCCGCACTCGCCAACGCCCGGCTCTCCGCCGCCGATATCGATGCCGTCGAGGCGCACGGCACCGGGACCACCCTTGGTGACCCCATCGAAGCCGAGGCCCTGCTCGCCACCTACGGACGGGACCGCTCACCGGAGCACCCGGTGTGGCTGGGCGCGATCAAGTCCAATATCGGGCACTCCGGACCTGCCGCCGGGGTGGCCGGGGTGATCAAGATGGTCATGGCCCTGCGGCACGGCATCCTGCCGCCGACTCTGCACGCCGATACGCCCACGCCCCATGTCGACTGGGCCGTCGGAACCCTCCGGCTGCTTGCCGAATCCACCCCCTGGCCACCGGACGAACGCCCGCGCCGAGCGGGAGTCTCCGCGTTCGGCGTCAGCGGCACCAACGCCCACGTCATCCTCGAGGACGTCCCCGCACCACCGGCCGCCGAATCCGGGCCACCGGAAAACCCCGTACCACTCACGGTTTCGGCCCGATCGCCGAAAGCGCTCCGGGCACAGGCCGATCGGCTCCTCCCCGCCGTCGACGCGCACCACCTGGCGGATATCGCCCACGCCTTGGCCGCGCGCACGGCGTTCGAGCATCGGGCCGTGGTCCTGGCGTCCGACGCGCGGCAGGCCCGACTCGGGCTCGCCGCGCTCGCCGCGGACGAACCGGCGCCGAATCTGGTGCAGGGCCGGGCTTCCCGCGGCGACGACGGCGTGGTGTTCGTGTTCCCGGGGCAGGGCTCGCAGTGGGCCGGCATGGCGGCGGACCTGCTGGACTCCCATCCGGTCTTCGCCGCCCGGCTGGCGGAGTGCGATGCCGCGCTGGGCGCCTTCGCCGATTTCTCCGTGGCCGATCTGCTGCGCCGGGGCGACTCGCTGGAGCGTGTGGACGTCGTGCAGGCCGCGCTGTGGGCCGTGATGGTCGCGCTCGCCGCCGTCTGGGAATCGCACGGCGTGCGTCCTGGTGCCGTCGTCGGTCATTCGCAGGGCGAGATCGCCGCCGCCTGCGTCGCGGGCGGGCTGTCGCTCGACGACGGCGCCCGGATCGTCGTCACCCGGGCACGGGCGATCGCCGACAAGCTTTCCGGGCGCGGCGGAATGGCCTCCGTCGCCCTGTCGCCGGACGATGCCGCCGCCCGGCTCGTGCCCGGGCTGTCCGTCGCGGCGGTCAACGGGCCCGCCGATACCATTGTCGCGGGCGACATTCCGGCGCTGGAGAAGTTCCTCGCCGACTGCGAGGCGGCCGACGTGCGTGCCCGCCGGATCCCGGTCGACTACGCCTCGCACTCCCCTCATGTCGATGCTGTCACCGGACGACTCGTCGCCGATCTCGCCGGCATCGCCGCGCGCGCGGGCCGGATTCCGCTGTACTCCACGGTGACCGCGCAAGCCGTCGACACGGCCGCGCTCACCCCGGACTACTGGGCCACGAACCTGCGGCAGACCGTCCGATTCGGCGCGGCCGTCACGGAACTCCTCGAGGACGGTTTCCGGCATTTCGTCGAGATCAGCCCGCATCCGGTCCTCACGCCCGCGCTGCACGGCGGCGTGGGCCACCGCCACGACGTCGCGGTCCTGTCCACGTTGCAGCGCGACCGCGGCGGGCGGCAGCAACTGCTCACGTCCCTCGCGCACGCGCACGCCCAGGGTCTGCCGGTCGCCTGGGGGCCCTTCGTTCCGGGCGGCCGGCACATCGATCTGCCGACCTACGCCTTCCAGCGCCGCCGATTCTGGCTCGACGGGCCGGCACCTCACCGCTCGTCGATCGACGACTGGCGTTATCGCGTGGAATGGCAACCGATCACGGTGCCCGAACCGGCCGGCGTGCACGGTACGTGGCTGGTGGTGGCCGAGGATCGGGCGCTCGCGCAGTCGTGGACGTCGGCGCTCGCCGGACAGGGTGTCCGGGCGGAGCCGGTTTCGCCCGCGGACGTTCCGGAAGCCGTGCGCGGCAGCGACATTGCCGGAGTGCTGTCGTTGCTGGCGCTGGACGAGACGCCGCTCCCCGGCCACCCGGCCCTGCCCGCCGGTCTCGCCTCGACCGTCGCGCTGATCCAGGACCTGATCCGGGTCCGGGAGCAGCACGGCGTCGAAGCACCGCTGTGGTGCGCCACGCGCGCCGCGATGAGCGTGCGGCCCGCCGATTCGCCGTCGTCGCCCGTGCAGGCGCAGGTGTGGGGACTCGGTCAGGTCGTCGCGCTGGAGCATCCCCGGCTCTGGGGCGGCCTGATCGATCTCCCCGACGAACCGGAAGAGGCGGTCGCGCCGCTGGTTTCGGTGCTGGCCGGCGCCGGCATCGAGGACCGGCTCGCGATCCGGTCCGGCACGGTGCACGCCCAGCGCTTCGTCCGCGCGCCCGCGACACCGCCGTCCCGCGCCTGGAAACCGCACGGCAGCACGGTGATCACCGGCGGCACCGGCGGCGTCGGCGCGCACATCGCCCGGTGGCTGGCCCGGGCGGGCGCCGAGCACCTCGTGCTCCTCGGCCGCCGCGGAGGGGAGGCGCCGGGCGCCGCGGAACTCGCCGCCGAACTGACCGAACTCGGGGCCGCGGTGACCATCGAGGCCTGCGACGTCGCCGACCGGGACGCGCTCGCGCGGGTGCTCGCGAGAATCCCCGAGGAGCATCCGCTCGACGCCGTGTTCCATGCCGCGGCGGCGCTGGACGACTGCGTGGTCGAGGCGCTGACACCCGAACGGATGGATCGGGTGCTGCGCGTCAAGGCGCTCGGTGCGCGGCATCTGCACGACCTGACGCTGGACGCGCCGCTGTCGGCATTCGTGCTGTTCTCCTCGTTCTCCGCCACCTTCGGGCTGCCCGGGCTCGGGAACTACGCCCCGGGCAACGCCTACCTCCAGTCGTTGGCCGAAGTCCGTCGCGGACAGGGGCTTCCGGCCACGGCGGTCGCGTGGGGCACCTGGCGGGCAACGGGTATGGCGGCCGACGGCCTCGGCGCGCGCGGCCGCCTCGAGGGTATTCACGAGCTGGCACCGGAACCGGCCACCGCGGCCCTGCACCAGGCGCTGGACCGGGAGGACTGCGTGCCGATCCTCGCCGACCTGCGCTGGGACCGCTTCGCGCGGACGTTCCGGGCCAAGCGGCCCACCGCGTTGTTCGCCGAACTCCCGGACGTCGAGGCCGAAACCACCGGCGACGAACCGGAATTGCCCGCCCGGCTGGCCGGATTGCCCGCGCCCGAACAGGATCGGATCCTGCACGATGTGGTTCGCGCACACGCGGGCGCCGTGCTCGGCCATCTCACGCTGGACGAGGACGCCCGCGACGCGATCGAGCCGAGCCGCCCGTTCCGCTCGCTCGGCTTCGATTCGCTGATGGCGGTCGAACTGCGCAACCGGCTGAGTTCGGCGACCGGCGCGGGCCTGCCGTCCACGCTGGTGTTCGACTTTCCCACACCGGATGCGGTGGTGGCCCACCTGCGGCGCGAACTCGGTCTCGACAACGGCGCCGCCGCACCGGGACTCGCCGAACTGGACCGGCTGGAGGCGTTGTTCACCGGCGAGCGCCCGGCCGACGAACTGGCCGTGCTGGCGAAACGACTCGACACGATGCTGTGGACCTGGCGGGAGAACTCGGCCGGACAGCTCGACCACGCCGAGTTCACGACCGCGACGAACGACGAACTGTTCGACCTGATCGACCGGAAACTGGGGGGCTTCGACGATGCCGAACGATGA